Below is a window of Chitinivibrionales bacterium DNA.
TTACATCGGGATTCAGCGCATTCATTTTTGTACGGGCCGATTCTACTTTGGGCGCACCGACATCCCTGGTGAAATGGATCACCTGGCGCTGCAGGTTCGAAAGGTCGACCCTGTCGGCATCGGCAATACCGATTGTGCCGACCCCGGCTGCGGCAAGATACAGTGCAGCCGGCGCACCCAGGCCGCCGGCGCCGATAATGAGCACTTTCGATTCCAGAAGCTTTAATTGTCCTTCAACGCCGACATTTGACAAAAGAATATGGCGGCTGTAGCGCTGTAGTTGCTGTTCGGTAAATTCGATCATATCACCTCCAGTGCCTTTTCTATATCGTCAATAAGATCTTCGATGTCTTCAATACCGACCGTTATTCGAAGCAGCGTGTCGGGGATGCCCATGCGTTGCCGTTCATCGGAGGAATACTCGCAGAAAATTGTCGAGGCCGGGTGAATGATAAGGGTTTTATTGTCGTTGAGATTGGTGGCCCGACGGATTATTTTCAGCGTATCCATGAAAGCAAAGCATGCGGCTTTTGACTGAAGTTGCAGGGTGAGCAGTGCACCGAACCGTCCGCCGAAATGTGCGCGGGCGATTTCGTGAAAGCGGGCGCGTTGCAGGCCCGGATAATTGACATGCGTGACTTTCGGATGCGAATCGAGGACAGCCGCCAGTTTCATGGCGTTATCGCAGCTCTTTTCGATCCTGAGCGCCATGGTTTCGAGGCCGAGGCTCTGGAGATAGGCCGTATGGGGCGACATGCAGGCGCCGGCATTCCGGTAGACTTCGGTGCGAAGCTTTGCAGTAAGGGCAAAGGGCCCGGTTTTGGCTGCGCTTTCTGCAAGACGAGGATTTTTTGACCAGTCGAACGTGCCGTTGTCGATTATCATTCCGCCAACACAGGGAGCACCGCCCGAGATATATTTCGTACTCGACAACACTTCAACCGCGATGCCTGCTTGACGGGTCTTGAATAAATAAGGGGTCGTAAGAGTGCCGTCAACAATAAGCGGCACCTCATGATGTCCTGCCGGCCCGGACAATGCCCGGAAATCGGCGACTTCAAGCTGAGGGTTCGTGATCGTTTCACAGAAAACCGCGCACGTGTTTTCATCGATAGAGGCGGAAACAGCCGCACTATCGGTGAAATCGGCATAGCGCACCTCAAGCCCCCAGGGGCCGAGTGTCTTTTCGAATAACGACAGTGTGTGGCCGAACAGATGGCGGGTGGTGACAACATTCGAACCACTCCGGGCAATCGCCATAAAAACATTCGTGATCGCGGCCATGCCCGATGCCACTGCAATGACCCCCAGCGCATCCGACAGCAGCCGGACCTGGTTTTCGAGCTGCTGCACGGTTGGATTGGTTATCCGGGAATAGGCATGTGACGGTAACCGGCCTTTGAACGCGGATTCCAGATCGGTCGACCGCTCGAATTCAAATGCGACATTCTCATAAATCGGCATGCGAAGCGCGCCATGGGCATCCTTTTTGAGAAACGATGCATGAATCGCTCTGGTGGTGAATCCTTTCACGCTGCCGATCCCCCGCCCATGAAATAAAGAAATTCGAGTTCATCATTTTCGTTTACCTGTGTTTCCGGGAACAATTCCCGTTTTACAAAGGTCCCGTTGAGCTGGACAGAAACCATATCGGGACTGTCCACTTTTTCGATTGCAAGCAGCTCTTCAACAGAAACAGGCTCCTGGCCCATCTGCTTTTCCTGACCGTTGATTGTGATTTTCATTACTCCTCCCGGGGTATGTATTGCATCACGATTCTACAACTTGTTGATTTAACGATAATTATGATCCATTGCCATGATTTTTCCCACAATCTGATTACTTGCACAATTTCAATGTTTACTAAGTTTATGAACTTTGTTAACAATATACTGCATTTTTATGGAAAAGTCAACACTTATTGTTTTATTCGTTCAAAAAATCGAGAACCGAAACCATAATTTGT
It encodes the following:
- a CDS encoding O-acetylhomoserine sulfhydrylase codes for the protein MKGFTTRAIHASFLKKDAHGALRMPIYENVAFEFERSTDLESAFKGRLPSHAYSRITNPTVQQLENQVRLLSDALGVIAVASGMAAITNVFMAIARSGSNVVTTRHLFGHTLSLFEKTLGPWGLEVRYADFTDSAAVSASIDENTCAVFCETITNPQLEVADFRALSGPAGHHEVPLIVDGTLTTPYLFKTRQAGIAVEVLSSTKYISGGAPCVGGMIIDNGTFDWSKNPRLAESAAKTGPFALTAKLRTEVYRNAGACMSPHTAYLQSLGLETMALRIEKSCDNAMKLAAVLDSHPKVTHVNYPGLQRARFHEIARAHFGGRFGALLTLQLQSKAACFAFMDTLKIIRRATNLNDNKTLIIHPASTIFCEYSSDERQRMGIPDTLLRITVGIEDIEDLIDDIEKALEVI
- the thiS gene encoding sulfur carrier protein ThiS, whose amino-acid sequence is MKITINGQEKQMGQEPVSVEELLAIEKVDSPDMVSVQLNGTFVKRELFPETQVNENDELEFLYFMGGGSAA